In one Lachnospiraceae bacterium GAM79 genomic region, the following are encoded:
- the rho gene encoding transcription termination factor Rho — protein MDFKNASLDELKQFVKEHKIKGVSALRKSALIEFLEKNYNGETDHTAEINEAKPQKADAEKKRRPGKTQKKGKTEHTDKSASPDQTVQVKNAEATEQQEKSEADVVKKSDRNKSENSQKSGEAGRRQHRNNAGRQTNRNGKRQERDHRSQGNNNRNNNLNRASNISNTNNARKDTDQENKQVVAEQTKQEVNTEKTAVEKSVMADKKTAYEKTAITDKKETYEKPVMEERNPGFDTEVRTEIKSENRQENSLSQQESNGPELDSGKMAHGILEVMQEGYGFIRSANYLPGDQDIYVSPAQIRRFGLKTGDIITGNIRVKTQGEKFGALLYVASVNGESPASIAGRKAFEDLTPIFPNERINMDGEDSPIPIRMIDLLSPIGKGQRGMIVSPPKTGKTTLLKQIAKCISTRYSEIHLLVLLIDERPEEVTDIRESIEGPNVEVIYSTFDELPEHHKRVSEMVIERAKRLVEQKKDVVILLDSITRLARAYNLTVPPSGRTLSGGLDPAALHMPKKFFGAARNMREGGSLTILATALVETGSKMDDVVFEEFKGTGNMELVLDRKLAEKRIFPAIDIAKSSTRRDDLLLSPEEQEVVYALHKILSGNKAEDMLEDVLKLFVRTKNNKEFIYYVKKSLLRK, from the coding sequence ATGGATTTTAAAAATGCATCATTAGATGAATTGAAGCAATTCGTAAAGGAACATAAGATAAAGGGTGTATCAGCACTCCGCAAATCTGCCCTGATCGAATTCCTTGAGAAGAATTATAATGGTGAAACAGATCATACAGCAGAAATAAACGAAGCTAAACCACAAAAAGCCGATGCAGAAAAGAAAAGAAGGCCGGGAAAAACACAGAAAAAAGGGAAAACAGAGCATACGGATAAATCCGCAAGCCCGGACCAAACTGTGCAGGTAAAGAATGCGGAAGCGACAGAACAGCAGGAAAAATCAGAGGCAGATGTAGTAAAAAAATCAGACAGAAACAAATCTGAGAATAGTCAGAAATCCGGAGAAGCCGGTAGAAGACAGCACAGAAATAATGCCGGACGACAGACCAATCGGAACGGTAAAAGGCAGGAACGTGATCATCGGTCACAGGGAAATAATAACAGAAATAATAATTTGAATCGTGCAAGTAATATATCAAATACGAATAACGCAAGAAAAGACACTGATCAGGAGAACAAGCAGGTTGTAGCTGAACAGACAAAGCAGGAAGTTAATACGGAAAAGACGGCTGTTGAAAAATCTGTGATGGCAGACAAGAAGACAGCTTATGAAAAAACTGCAATAACGGATAAGAAAGAGACTTATGAAAAGCCGGTTATGGAAGAAAGAAATCCGGGCTTTGATACAGAGGTAAGAACGGAGATAAAATCTGAGAACAGACAGGAGAACTCGCTTTCTCAGCAGGAATCAAACGGACCGGAGCTTGACAGTGGCAAGATGGCACATGGAATTCTGGAGGTAATGCAGGAAGGCTATGGTTTTATAAGAAGTGCAAATTATCTGCCGGGAGATCAGGATATCTATGTGTCACCGGCGCAGATCCGTAGATTTGGACTTAAGACCGGAGATATCATAACCGGAAATATCCGTGTAAAGACGCAGGGAGAGAAGTTTGGTGCATTATTATATGTGGCTTCTGTAAATGGAGAAAGCCCTGCAAGTATAGCAGGAAGAAAAGCATTTGAAGATCTGACACCAATCTTTCCAAATGAACGCATCAATATGGATGGAGAAGACAGTCCGATTCCGATCCGTATGATCGATCTGTTATCACCGATCGGTAAAGGACAGCGTGGAATGATTGTTTCCCCACCAAAGACAGGTAAGACGACATTACTCAAACAGATTGCAAAATGCATCAGTACCAGATATAGTGAGATCCATCTGCTTGTACTTCTGATCGATGAAAGACCGGAGGAAGTAACGGATATCAGGGAATCCATAGAGGGACCAAATGTAGAAGTTATTTATTCGACATTTGATGAGCTGCCGGAGCATCATAAGCGTGTATCGGAAATGGTGATCGAACGTGCAAAACGACTGGTAGAGCAGAAGAAAGATGTCGTGATCTTATTAGACAGTATTACAAGACTTGCAAGAGCGTACAACCTTACAGTTCCACCAAGTGGAAGAACCTTATCCGGTGGTCTTGATCCTGCGGCGTTACATATGCCGAAGAAATTCTTTGGTGCTGCCCGTAATATGCGTGAGGGTGGAAGTCTTACGATCCTTGCGACAGCGCTGGTTGAGACAGGAAGCAAGATGGATGATGTTGTATTCGAGGAATTCAAAGGAACCGGTAATATGGAACTGGTGCTTGACCGGAAGCTCGCAGAAAAGAGAATCTTCCCTGCAATCGACATTGCAAAATCCAGTACCAGACGGGATGATCTGTTATTATCACCGGAAGAACAGGAAGTTGTATATGCACTTCATAAGATCTTATCCGGCAATAAGGCAGAGGATATGCTGGAGGATGTACTGAAATTATTCGTCCGAACCAAGAATAATAAAGAGTTTATCTATTATGTTAAAAAATCATTGTTAAGAAAATAA
- the yihA gene encoding ribosome biogenesis GTP-binding protein YihA/YsxC, with protein MIIKSAELETVCGITSTLPETEMPEIAFAGKSNVGKSSLINGLLNRKSLARTSSQPGKTQTINYYNINHDLYFVDLPGYGYAQVSVEIRAKWGKMVERYLHTSKQLRLVFLLIDIRHEPSENDCIMYDWIVKNGYEPVIIATKLDKIKRSQIQKNLKIIRQKIQPVEGTIIIPFSAQTKQGKEEILQLIEDRIAESEPEFE; from the coding sequence ATGATAATTAAGAGTGCTGAACTTGAAACAGTATGTGGAATTACAAGTACACTTCCGGAGACAGAGATGCCGGAGATTGCATTTGCCGGTAAGTCCAATGTAGGGAAATCCTCACTGATCAACGGTTTATTAAATCGTAAGTCACTTGCCAGAACATCGTCACAGCCCGGTAAGACACAGACGATCAATTATTATAATATTAATCATGATCTGTATTTTGTCGATCTTCCCGGATATGGCTATGCACAGGTATCCGTAGAGATCCGTGCAAAATGGGGTAAGATGGTAGAACGGTATCTGCATACCTCAAAGCAACTGAGACTGGTTTTTCTGTTGATCGATATTCGACATGAGCCATCGGAAAATGATTGTATCATGTATGACTGGATCGTAAAAAATGGATACGAACCGGTAATTATTGCGACAAAGCTTGATAAGATCAAGAGAAGCCAGATTCAGAAGAATTTAAAGATCATCAGACAGAAGATCCAGCCTGTAGAGGGAACAATTATAATTCCGTTTTCGGCACAGACCAAGCAGGGGAAAGAAGAGATTCTGCAGTTGATCGAAGACCGGATCGCAGAATCAGAACCTGAATTTGAATAA
- a CDS encoding DUF4364 family protein produces MNTDSIVLYKLIILYMLDRVDFTLTNSQISDFVLTKGYTNYFTLQEAINGLIECDFVCVSMIRSSSHYKITDKGEEALSMFENRIPYAIKQDILDYFDNQKINLKNESEIYADYSLNDYGEYSVKCIIKDRKETLVDLKFNVPTKTHAIAICDNWRAKSAEVYDYLINTLWLYSDNKDEKQS; encoded by the coding sequence ATGAATACAGATTCTATCGTCTTATACAAATTAATTATATTATACATGCTGGATCGGGTGGATTTCACTCTGACTAATTCTCAGATTTCAGATTTTGTTCTGACAAAAGGATATACGAACTACTTCACACTTCAGGAAGCCATCAACGGGCTGATCGAGTGTGATTTTGTCTGTGTATCCATGATACGGTCATCTTCCCACTACAAGATTACAGATAAAGGGGAAGAAGCCTTAAGTATGTTCGAAAATCGTATCCCGTATGCGATCAAGCAGGACATTCTCGACTATTTTGATAATCAGAAGATCAATCTGAAAAACGAATCCGAAATCTATGCAGATTACTCTCTGAATGACTATGGCGAATATTCCGTTAAATGCATTATAAAAGATCGCAAGGAAACCCTTGTCGACCTGAAATTCAACGTACCGACAAAAACGCACGCCATAGCTATCTGCGATAACTGGCGTGCGAAAAGTGCCGAAGTATATGACTATCTCATCAATACTCTCTGGCTGTATTCTGATAATAAGGATGAAAAACAATCCTGA